In Thermotomaculum hydrothermale, a single genomic region encodes these proteins:
- a CDS encoding acylphosphatase has product MKRYLVRVYGIVPGVGFRYFTLSKAKLLGINGFVKNLPDGSVFVDCEGDDENLRIFLDYLREGPHFALVERIEIQEEAPEGYIDFEIKR; this is encoded by the coding sequence ATGAAACGCTATTTAGTCAGGGTTTACGGAATTGTCCCGGGGGTAGGTTTCAGGTATTTTACCCTGTCTAAAGCAAAGCTGTTAGGGATAAATGGCTTTGTAAAAAACCTACCTGACGGAAGTGTTTTTGTGGACTGTGAAGGGGATGATGAGAATTTAAGAATTTTCCTTGACTATTTGAGAGAAGGCCCTCATTTTGCTCTTGTGGAAAGGATTGAAATACAGGAAGAAGCACCAGAAGGGTATATTGACTTTGAAATAAAAAGATAA
- a CDS encoding PilC/PilY family type IV pilus protein, whose amino-acid sequence MRRVINSAILCLLMITFAFSGYAACTRKVFDPLEPINKTVPPNILVVVDNSGSMAWDTRNLYLYDYRTNTYVWYGDYAPATGDYYHYSLDYQKYYSRIRRVQPYERFDYSTPAGLTRISTGNYAKVGEIQIPDSGKVDYAGFAVDVWVPYDVYRNRTKANISIKLEHEGIETEIKPTNQWFAYRYSDGYAGSRDRKIINGRYYYRLRVQYAFPQFYGQDKAGVWKLYLKTSYTTYRLYYERFGLAFNIYVSKMTALKTVLKRIFEANPEVRFALGTYKARASYTTVWDADGLKRSSYYWYVTSSNPGLSVWEDWPSDGIDTQSNRQSLIEWIDLKDANHDETVNGSLRKEIFARGYTPIQSCMRNVRSFLNYKYSQDSYQACRNYAVVFMTDGECTERGCSNTTIRNTIASIYRDHIIQVGTSSRGTKTYVIGLSLKEEDRQWLDDWADAGDDGDYRNNSAHAYMPQNSEELMEAFSDAVHSASAQEVVINSDVIFGTINPDKAPAGTIFHADTFTTPSGATYEGKYPALEANIMYTTKIFYPSWEGDLIAYMPMYRSASDHKLYYFPQIYDSSTGTYKPDYPKIWSAREELSKVLNGYDDNGNHVPGIRDALGMTGYTTTEDDSIPWRNIKLVVPNGAYPNFTMINLNQFVYDSTNQKWVPSPTLVSQVADAVYPGDSNAIGKAAKLIHFVQTRMLGDITYSSPSTIFEPEMGFEDWRDSYLKYKIVARHLRTPVVVVGANDGMLHGFNAYTGKEEWAVIPWGVIESLKQMVDNYDPENNPSGQVDVTNQDSLGRNMHIYGIASSPKIVDIGNLDDDNPDNDEWRTVLVCGLGGGGNSYFCLDVTNPLNPQIRWDTSTNSDFDDLGETWAYPAMWLTKMGNDYYNVGFFTSGYSTDNSKGKELYVMNIATGDLITKKSILSGRNDDFLFAAPAGILNPDARFIKGVYVGSTHGELFRYDLMADDVCEVFDTNNGYAIITLPAVYVDSSNNEWVSIGELGCQDVYSGIFANNAVLYTFKAYPTRSCNGSKNLVDLTQYVDNSNFNTEIPLGGNDGYYFELKRNETMFADPLITTYFYEDADTGATKFETVSVFVTYQYPESGDYCGLGTSYLYIFGVTDLFVGTREDNQNDYGSMVSKGRSGSPVRTGVSGTVWINTPDGPLRIMPLDDSAGSSSIPIYSPLSTNCSDAKKVGAGSWVVY is encoded by the coding sequence ATGAGGAGGGTAATAAATTCAGCAATTTTGTGCTTGCTAATGATAACCTTTGCTTTTTCAGGTTATGCAGCCTGCACCAGAAAGGTTTTTGACCCGCTTGAACCAATAAACAAAACAGTACCACCAAATATTCTGGTAGTTGTGGATAATTCAGGTTCGATGGCATGGGATACAAGAAATCTGTATTTATATGATTACAGAACTAATACTTATGTGTGGTATGGTGATTATGCACCTGCTACTGGTGATTATTACCATTATAGCCTGGATTATCAGAAGTATTATTCAAGGATTAGAAGGGTTCAACCATATGAGAGGTTTGACTACAGTACACCGGCCGGTTTAACTCGTATTTCAACAGGTAATTATGCCAAGGTGGGAGAGATCCAGATTCCTGATAGTGGGAAAGTAGATTACGCAGGGTTTGCTGTTGATGTCTGGGTTCCATATGATGTGTATCGTAACAGAACTAAAGCAAATATTTCTATTAAGCTTGAACACGAAGGAATTGAGACAGAAATTAAGCCTACAAATCAGTGGTTTGCCTACAGATATTCAGATGGTTACGCTGGTTCACGGGATAGGAAGATAATTAACGGAAGGTATTATTACAGGTTGAGGGTTCAGTATGCATTCCCTCAATTTTACGGACAGGATAAGGCGGGTGTATGGAAGTTGTATTTAAAAACCTCTTATACAACTTACAGGTTGTATTATGAGAGGTTTGGATTGGCTTTCAATATATATGTTTCAAAAATGACAGCTTTGAAAACAGTTCTTAAAAGAATTTTTGAGGCAAATCCCGAAGTAAGGTTTGCCCTTGGCACCTATAAAGCAAGAGCCAGTTATACAACTGTTTGGGATGCTGATGGCTTAAAAAGAAGTTCTTACTACTGGTATGTTACTTCCTCAAATCCCGGCCTTTCTGTCTGGGAAGACTGGCCTTCTGATGGGATTGATACCCAGAGTAACAGGCAGTCTCTAATTGAATGGATTGATTTAAAGGATGCAAATCACGATGAAACAGTCAACGGTAGTTTGAGAAAAGAGATATTTGCAAGGGGATATACTCCTATACAATCTTGTATGAGAAATGTAAGAAGTTTTCTTAACTACAAATATTCTCAGGATAGTTATCAGGCATGCAGAAACTATGCGGTTGTTTTTATGACTGACGGTGAGTGCACAGAGAGAGGGTGTAGCAATACCACAATTAGAAACACTATTGCATCTATTTACAGAGATCATATTATTCAGGTTGGTACTTCAAGCAGAGGGACAAAAACATATGTAATAGGGTTATCTTTAAAAGAGGAAGATAGGCAATGGCTTGATGATTGGGCTGATGCTGGAGATGATGGGGATTATAGAAATAATTCTGCCCACGCTTATATGCCTCAAAATTCAGAAGAACTAATGGAGGCTTTTTCAGATGCAGTACACTCTGCCTCTGCACAGGAAGTTGTTATTAATTCAGATGTTATTTTTGGAACGATAAACCCGGATAAAGCACCTGCTGGGACAATCTTTCATGCAGATACTTTTACAACCCCTTCAGGGGCGACCTATGAAGGTAAATATCCTGCACTGGAAGCAAATATCATGTATACAACAAAGATATTTTATCCATCATGGGAAGGGGATTTAATTGCATATATGCCAATGTATAGAAGTGCAAGTGATCACAAACTTTACTACTTCCCTCAAATCTACGATTCTTCGACCGGTACATATAAACCAGATTATCCGAAAATATGGAGTGCAAGGGAAGAACTTTCAAAAGTTTTAAATGGCTATGATGATAATGGTAATCATGTGCCGGGTATTCGTGATGCTTTAGGAATGACAGGGTATACCACAACGGAAGATGACAGTATTCCGTGGAGAAATATTAAATTAGTGGTTCCTAATGGTGCATATCCTAATTTTACAATGATTAACCTAAACCAATTTGTATATGACTCTACCAATCAAAAATGGGTGCCTTCGCCAACTCTTGTCTCTCAGGTTGCAGATGCTGTTTATCCAGGGGATTCAAATGCTATTGGTAAAGCTGCAAAGTTAATCCATTTTGTTCAGACGAGAATGCTGGGAGATATAACATATTCTTCACCTTCTACAATTTTTGAACCTGAAATGGGGTTTGAGGATTGGAGAGATAGTTACCTAAAATACAAAATTGTAGCAAGGCATTTGAGAACTCCTGTTGTGGTTGTTGGAGCAAATGACGGTATGCTTCACGGCTTTAATGCTTATACTGGAAAAGAAGAATGGGCAGTTATCCCATGGGGTGTAATAGAAAGCTTAAAGCAAATGGTTGACAATTACGACCCTGAAAATAATCCATCAGGGCAGGTTGATGTGACAAACCAGGATTCTCTTGGAAGAAACATGCATATATATGGAATTGCTTCCTCACCTAAAATAGTTGATATTGGCAACCTTGATGATGATAATCCTGACAATGATGAATGGCGCACAGTTTTAGTATGTGGTCTTGGAGGAGGAGGTAACTCTTACTTCTGCCTTGATGTTACAAACCCATTAAATCCTCAAATTAGATGGGATACATCTACAAATTCTGATTTTGATGATTTAGGAGAAACCTGGGCTTATCCTGCAATGTGGCTTACTAAAATGGGGAATGATTATTACAATGTAGGATTCTTTACCTCTGGGTACAGCACCGACAATAGCAAAGGGAAAGAGCTGTATGTAATGAATATAGCTACTGGAGATTTAATTACTAAAAAATCAATTTTATCCGGGCGCAATGATGACTTCCTGTTTGCTGCTCCTGCTGGAATTCTTAATCCTGATGCAAGGTTTATTAAGGGTGTTTATGTTGGCTCAACCCATGGGGAATTGTTTAGATACGACTTAATGGCTGATGATGTATGCGAGGTTTTTGACACAAATAACGGCTATGCAATTATTACTTTGCCTGCTGTTTATGTGGATAGCTCCAATAATGAATGGGTTTCTATTGGAGAATTAGGTTGCCAGGATGTATATTCTGGAATCTTTGCCAATAATGCAGTGCTTTATACTTTTAAAGCATATCCAACAAGATCCTGTAATGGTAGCAAGAATCTTGTGGATTTGACGCAATATGTGGATAATTCAAATTTCAACACAGAAATTCCTTTAGGCGGTAATGATGGATACTATTTTGAATTAAAGAGAAACGAAACAATGTTCGCAGATCCGCTTATTACAACCTACTTCTATGAGGATGCAGACACAGGGGCAACAAAATTTGAAACCGTTAGTGTTTTTGTTACCTATCAGTATCCAGAAAGTGGAGATTATTGCGGATTGGGTACTTCTTACCTTTATATATTCGGGGTAACAGATTTGTTTGTAGGAACGAGAGAGGATAACCAGAATGATTACGGTTCAATGGTTTCAAAGGGAAGAAGCGGAAGCCCGGTTAGGACAGGGGTGAGTGGAACAGTATGGATAAATACTCCTGACGGGCCTTTGAGAATTATGCCTCTTGATGATAGTGCAGGTTCTTCATCAATTCCAATATATTCACCTTTGTCAACTAACTGTTCAGATGCTAAAAAAGTAGGAGCTGGCTCATGGGTAGTATATTAA
- a CDS encoding 2-hydroxyacyl-CoA dehydratase subunit D, translating into MLKVQGRIETIQKFKAKGGKIIGVAPYHYPKAIFRAFNILPVEIWGPPKLNTLESKAHIQTYICSVVHSILTYHLKKNLDICDMFLIPHTCDSLQGLGSIFLDFVKPKQKVFTFYTPRGRRSVDIDFITKEIEKIYNMLSELTGQKPSYKELKKHIEIEEKANLVLKKLLDQRLYLDIDDYKFYSLIRTKEYLPAEEFIEIAKDIYLMYKKDSKIEKTPVIISGLLAEPMEIFKVINQKNGIVAGDDLAITGRRLYPPSEGNNPFNRLAKSIINSPPDPSRGDSVDFRVKRLLEIAKKTNAKGVIFYIVTFCEQEYFYIPHIRKRLRENGIKSILIDTDINQELSQQAITRLEVFMETLQ; encoded by the coding sequence ATGCTAAAAGTACAAGGAAGGATAGAAACCATACAAAAATTTAAAGCAAAAGGTGGAAAAATCATCGGGGTTGCACCCTATCATTACCCAAAAGCAATTTTCAGGGCTTTTAATATCCTGCCAGTCGAAATATGGGGACCTCCCAAACTAAATACCCTTGAAAGTAAGGCACATATTCAGACATACATTTGTTCAGTCGTCCACTCTATTTTAACCTATCATTTAAAAAAGAATCTGGATATTTGTGATATGTTCCTCATACCTCATACTTGCGATTCGTTGCAGGGGTTAGGAAGCATCTTTCTTGATTTTGTCAAACCAAAACAAAAGGTTTTTACATTTTACACCCCAAGGGGGAGAAGGAGTGTTGATATTGACTTCATCACAAAAGAGATAGAAAAGATTTACAATATGCTTTCAGAATTGACAGGGCAAAAACCGTCTTACAAAGAACTAAAAAAACACATTGAAATTGAGGAAAAGGCAAATCTTGTCCTTAAAAAACTTTTAGACCAGAGGCTTTACCTTGACATAGATGATTACAAATTCTACTCACTAATAAGAACAAAAGAATACCTCCCAGCTGAAGAGTTTATTGAAATTGCAAAAGACATTTATTTAATGTACAAAAAAGATTCAAAAATAGAAAAGACACCAGTAATTATATCCGGGCTTTTGGCTGAACCTATGGAAATCTTTAAGGTAATAAATCAAAAGAACGGCATTGTTGCCGGAGATGACCTTGCTATAACAGGAAGAAGGCTTTACCCCCCCTCAGAGGGAAATAACCCTTTTAACAGGCTTGCAAAATCTATAATAAACTCCCCACCTGACCCTTCAAGGGGGGATAGTGTTGATTTCAGGGTAAAGAGATTGCTTGAAATTGCAAAAAAAACAAACGCAAAGGGAGTAATATTTTACATTGTAACCTTTTGCGAACAGGAATACTTTTACATCCCACACATAAGAAAAAGATTAAGGGAAAATGGCATAAAGTCAATTCTAATAGACACAGATATAAATCAAGAGTTATCCCAGCAGGCAATAACAAGGTTAGAGGTTTTTATGGAGACATTACAATGA
- a CDS encoding prepilin-type N-terminal cleavage/methylation domain-containing protein, which produces MKSNRGFSMIELMIAAAIFAFAMLAIAGMSYTSVYLVSSSNSRFTATTLASSVIEQARNHGQAWASSLDGDVKYFDEVGNEIDSQGGQMGVVFRRTITTQTLGTGTLMKVKVTWTERGEVKNVIQSAIIY; this is translated from the coding sequence ATGAAAAGTAACAGAGGCTTTTCAATGATTGAGCTAATGATTGCAGCTGCAATCTTTGCTTTTGCTATGCTTGCAATTGCAGGTATGTCTTACACTTCAGTTTACCTTGTTAGTTCATCAAATTCAAGGTTTACCGCAACCACCCTTGCTTCAAGTGTTATAGAGCAGGCAAGGAACCATGGACAGGCCTGGGCAAGTTCTCTTGACGGAGATGTAAAATACTTTGACGAAGTAGGAAACGAGATTGATAGCCAGGGAGGCCAGATGGGTGTTGTTTTTAGAAGAACTATAACAACCCAGACTCTTGGAACAGGGACTTTAATGAAAGTAAAGGTTACCTGGACAGAAAGAGGGGAGGTAAAAAATGTTATCCAGAGCGCAATTATTTACTAA
- a CDS encoding type II secretion system protein, which produces MGSILKNKKGFSLVELLVAIAVLIIIMGAAALTVGTSTRDARTKKAAFVFKTMLTDGSKEAMSSYKQIIVELDPSFSSGSRFRMYIDSDENFSYGGANDRILAYFVVTGDKVDPGAPAGFNGDYYFVPDVVFSGSIEGGGNSLDLSSIYGTGFENIPILGGNAKIIIRPEGVFVVKQGGVELPAGGLVLFRHTDDIDEGVQDRQYFVLITKTFLRILKLEDDGSGNYVPKEL; this is translated from the coding sequence ATGGGTAGTATATTAAAAAATAAAAAAGGGTTTTCTCTTGTAGAATTACTTGTTGCTATTGCGGTGCTCATAATTATTATGGGCGCCGCAGCCCTTACTGTTGGCACTTCTACAAGGGATGCAAGGACAAAAAAGGCTGCGTTTGTATTTAAGACTATGTTAACTGATGGTTCGAAAGAAGCAATGTCAAGTTATAAACAAATTATTGTTGAATTAGACCCCTCATTTTCCTCTGGTTCAAGGTTCAGGATGTATATAGACAGTGATGAAAATTTTTCTTACGGTGGAGCAAATGACAGAATACTTGCTTACTTTGTTGTGACAGGAGACAAAGTAGACCCTGGTGCACCGGCTGGTTTTAATGGTGATTATTATTTTGTTCCAGATGTTGTTTTTTCAGGGAGTATTGAAGGTGGGGGCAATAGCCTTGACCTTTCTTCGATATATGGGACAGGATTTGAAAACATTCCAATTTTGGGAGGAAATGCAAAAATCATTATAAGGCCGGAAGGGGTCTTTGTTGTAAAGCAGGGAGGAGTTGAACTTCCTGCTGGTGGCCTGGTATTATTCAGGCATACTGATGATATTGATGAGGGAGTTCAGGACAGGCAATACTTTGTTTTAATTACAAAGACTTTTTTAAGGATTTTAAAGCTTGAAGATGATGGAAGCGGTAACTATGTTCCAAAAGAATTGTAG
- a CDS encoding YqaA family protein encodes MIKKWKERIRRAADSEYALVFLCLTSFAESSFFIIPPDSLLTPMCLFDPKKWKKFAFFTTIFSVLGGVFGYGIGMFLFNEVAKPIINFYHLWDKFQYVEHLYRSYDFLVVFVAGLTPLPYKVFTIAAGVFKMNLLGFVFASLFGRGIRFYIEAFLVAKFGEEALEFLEKHFVFATIVIALVVVAGVLVYSLFLR; translated from the coding sequence ATGATTAAAAAGTGGAAAGAAAGAATAAGAAGGGCTGCTGATTCTGAGTACGCATTAGTTTTTTTGTGCCTCACCTCATTTGCTGAAAGTTCTTTTTTTATAATACCGCCTGATTCTCTTTTAACTCCAATGTGTCTCTTTGACCCAAAGAAGTGGAAAAAATTTGCGTTTTTTACAACAATTTTTTCTGTTTTAGGTGGGGTTTTTGGATATGGGATTGGTATGTTTCTATTTAACGAAGTTGCAAAGCCGATAATCAATTTTTACCACCTGTGGGATAAATTTCAGTATGTTGAGCATCTTTACAGAAGTTACGATTTCCTTGTGGTTTTTGTGGCAGGATTAACCCCTCTTCCCTACAAGGTTTTTACCATTGCTGCTGGAGTTTTTAAAATGAATTTATTGGGCTTTGTTTTTGCATCTTTATTTGGGAGAGGGATAAGGTTTTATATTGAGGCTTTTCTTGTTGCAAAATTTGGTGAAGAGGCATTGGAGTTTTTGGAGAAACACTTTGTTTTTGCCACTATTGTAATTGCTCTCGTAGTGGTTGCGGGAGTTTTAGTTTATTCCCTTTTCCTGAGGTAG
- a CDS encoding pilus assembly PilX N-terminal domain-containing protein yields MYREKGAATLTATIIILMLLSVLGITLLYLSKSSLKIATSFEKNEQAFNVAESGLENIVRTRLSTYNDLITYLFYNPSDLDSLPDPRFADFDALINGQGANGSLYSAYYSHFPFLKGSYVVDGGNPSDSSDDVVGEYYIRIIDNDIFINEDGDLFKNQLEDEDGDPSNGVVLANMRIDRDRNFFVQGRGIIRQGTRILGTKLITIRICAIEQASGTQKGGSAANANVAKRFCIQSNFIPQ; encoded by the coding sequence ATGTATAGAGAAAAAGGGGCTGCAACCCTTACAGCAACAATTATAATTTTGATGTTATTAAGTGTTTTAGGTATAACTTTGTTGTATCTTTCAAAGTCAAGTTTAAAAATAGCTACCAGTTTTGAGAAGAATGAGCAGGCTTTCAATGTTGCAGAATCAGGGCTTGAGAATATAGTAAGAACAAGGTTAAGTACATACAATGACCTTATAACTTACCTTTTTTACAATCCCTCTGATTTAGACTCTTTGCCTGATCCGAGGTTTGCAGATTTTGATGCCCTTATTAATGGCCAGGGGGCAAACGGATCTCTTTACTCAGCCTATTACTCACATTTTCCTTTTCTCAAAGGCTCATATGTTGTTGATGGTGGAAATCCTTCAGATTCAAGTGATGATGTTGTTGGTGAGTATTATATCAGGATTATTGATAATGATATTTTTATTAACGAAGATGGAGATTTGTTTAAGAATCAGCTTGAAGATGAGGATGGTGACCCTTCTAACGGTGTGGTACTTGCCAATATGCGAATAGACAGAGATAGAAATTTCTTTGTCCAGGGAAGGGGTATTATACGCCAGGGAACGAGAATTTTGGGAACAAAATTGATCACCATCAGGATTTGTGCTATTGAACAGGCATCAGGGACGCAAAAAGGCGGTTCTGCGGCTAATGCTAATGTGGCTAAAAGATTTTGTATACAATCAAATTTTATTCCACAATAA
- a CDS encoding prepilin-type N-terminal cleavage/methylation domain-containing protein encodes MLSRAQLFTNKKGFTLVELMVGMVVAVIVMGMTYAIFTSQLKLTKTEMSINDLQLNTQTALRYLSKKMRNLGFGVTTKLPVPSVIWYDGDEGASSSGGGGQGGGPGGTSGGIAELSIWPTDNLAYSDMVAFYSSDVPSEIKVVTYHPHSQVAFLKEPNILSEGVEHGHTDKYIGQLLMFYDDVNQTFEIVKITNVVAGTHGGVETQVVFNPGWGGNSNQGLPFIPTSAVYLGDYNMMYVDNNNILRVIEGNQNIPLMTNVLSLQVAMGVDTDGDNVVDSWTFNESDLSSLYEVKAMKIYIVTATTTEQKGVSMSVMDKINQLDQNSNGLWSREVDWSTVINDFQQVHGSAPGVPRVYSFGCQLRNVYTCN; translated from the coding sequence ATGTTATCCAGAGCGCAATTATTTACTAATAAAAAGGGGTTTACCCTTGTTGAATTGATGGTGGGAATGGTTGTTGCAGTTATAGTTATGGGTATGACTTACGCAATTTTTACCTCACAGTTAAAACTTACAAAAACAGAGATGAGTATTAATGATTTGCAATTAAACACTCAAACTGCTTTAAGGTATCTTTCCAAAAAGATGAGAAACCTTGGGTTTGGAGTTACCACTAAACTTCCTGTTCCTTCCGTTATATGGTATGACGGAGACGAAGGAGCTTCCTCAAGTGGAGGAGGTGGCCAGGGAGGAGGCCCTGGTGGTACAAGTGGAGGGATAGCAGAGCTATCTATCTGGCCAACTGATAATCTTGCGTATTCTGATATGGTTGCTTTTTATTCATCAGATGTGCCAAGTGAAATCAAGGTTGTAACTTATCATCCGCATTCTCAGGTTGCTTTTTTAAAAGAGCCTAACATCTTAAGTGAAGGGGTTGAGCATGGCCATACTGACAAATATATAGGTCAGCTTTTGATGTTTTACGATGATGTAAATCAAACATTTGAGATTGTAAAAATAACAAATGTTGTGGCAGGAACCCATGGTGGAGTTGAAACCCAGGTTGTATTTAACCCTGGTTGGGGAGGCAATTCAAATCAGGGATTACCTTTTATCCCAACAAGTGCTGTTTATTTAGGCGATTATAATATGATGTATGTTGACAATAATAATATTTTAAGGGTTATTGAGGGGAATCAGAATATTCCATTAATGACAAATGTTCTTTCTTTACAGGTTGCCATGGGTGTTGATACGGATGGAGATAATGTTGTGGATAGCTGGACTTTTAATGAAAGCGATTTAAGTTCTCTTTACGAAGTAAAGGCAATGAAAATATATATAGTAACAGCTACAACAACAGAGCAAAAGGGTGTTTCTATGAGTGTTATGGATAAAATAAATCAGCTTGACCAGAATTCAAACGGATTGTGGAGTAGGGAAGTTGATTGGAGCACTGTGATAAATGATTTTCAGCAGGTTCATGGCTCTGCCCCCGGTGTTCCGAGGGTTTATTCTTTCGGCTGCCAGTTAAGAAATGTTTATACCTGTAATTGA